In Paludibaculum fermentans, the genomic stretch CAGTTGTCGTTCCTCGCCGTAGCAGCCATCGGAGCGTTCCTGCCGCATCCCACCCTGACTCTGCTGGAGTCACCGAATGACGCACAGGCGCTGCTGGAAAGCCGCCTCGTGGCGGAGACCCTTCACCTGCTTTTCCGGGTGCCCATGAAACTCTGCCTCGGGACCATGCGCGGAGCTGTGCAGTTGGGGCACTTCTTCTGGGAAGCCCTGCGGCTCTCCGCGGCCGTCCAGGTTGGGCTGGCTCTCCCCATGGCGCTCTACTTTCACCGGCTCTCCGCCACCGGGCTCACCGCCAACGTCCTCGCCGTGCCCGTGGTATCCGCCGCCGTGCCCGTTGGGTTCGTCGCGGTCTTCACCGGTTGGCACTGGCCGGCCGCCATAGCAGGCTGGCTGCTGGACGTATCCCAGGCGATCGCTGCCTGGCATGCCCTGCGCGAGCCCGCGTGGCGCATCGCCGACCCGCCGCTCTGGTTGTCGCTCGCCCTGGCTGCCAGCCTGGTGGCCCTGGCTGCCCGCTGGCCTTCGCGGCTCCTGCCCGCCGCCCTCACCACGCTCTTCCTGGTCCTGCTCGTCTGGCATCCCTTCCCGCCCTCGCAACAGCCAGGCACCCTGGAACTGACCGCCATCGACGTCGGGCAGGGCGAAAGCCTGTTGCTCAGCCTGCCCAATGGGGAGATGGCGCTGGTCGATGGCGGCGGCTTCCCGCAGTTCGGCCGCCGTACGCCGCCGCAGATGGACGTGGGCGAGGACGTCGTGTCGCCCTATCTCTGGTCGCGCGGCATCCGAAGACTCTCGATCATCGCCGTCAGCCATCTCCACGACGACCATTGCGGCGGCGTGGCCGCTTTGATGGAAAACTTCCGGCCGCGCGAACTGTGGACCAGCTTCGCTCCGGATGCCAAGGTCTGGCGCGCGCTGGAAGAGACGGCACGGCGCTGCGGGGTCCGCATCCGGGTCCTCAAGGAGGGTGACGACCTGGATCTGGGCGGAGTTCGCTGGCAAACCCTGGCGCCTGCCCGCCAGCAACGCTGGACCGGGCGGCCTCAGAACAACGATTCGCTCGTCTTCCGGCTCCGCCACGGGCGGCATTCGTTTCTACTCACCGGAGACATCGAGCAGGGCGTGGAGAGGCGGCTTTTGGAAGAGGCGGCCCTGCAGCATGTCGACGTGCTGAAAGTCGCGCACCATGGCAGCAAACGCTCCTCCAGCGACGCCTGGCTGGACGCCATGAACCCATCCGTGGCCCTGGTCTCCGCTGGCACCGGCAACATGTACGGCCTGCCTCATCCCCGCGTGATCGACCAGTTGAACACACACCACGCCCTCATCCTGCGGACAGATCAGGACGGATTGGTCACGGTGCGCAGCGATGGACGGTATTTAACCGTCGGCAAAGCCCGTTGGGAACCGCCGGAGTGGCGGCTGCTGGATCTGGACTGAACGTTATTCCGTGACTTCGGCGCCCGTCTGCTGCGCATCGCGGACCACGCGAACCGCGTCTTGCAGTTGGTTAGCCGGAACCAGGATCTCGTAAGGCAGATTCGGCATCTGGCTCGCGCCTTGCACGACAACCTGAATATCGTTGGCTTCGAGCAGCGTCTTGATGGAGAGGCACTCCATCTCGGAGAGCTCAAGCTCCAAGCCGCCCTCCGTCAGGGGTACGAGGTTCACGTCCGGGGTGGGGATGCTGGAATCGCTCATATAGCCTCCGCCTTCATTCTACGCTGTAAGTGCGCAATAGAAGTCCAGCATTTGTGCGGCCTCCAGCATGGGCTGTTAAGGCGGACTTGGCTGGGCTGGCGCTACAATGACGGTCGGAGGCACATTTCTATGTATTCGGAAATCGAAGAAAATTCCGGCAAAGCTCTGTGGTTTGTAGCCGGCGTCGCCGTGGGCGCCACCATCGCACTGTTGTTCGCTCCTTCGTCGGGCCGCGTAACGCGGCGCCGCATCGGCCGCGTGGCGGAACGCGGGCGTGATTCGCTGGCCGACACCGGCCGTGATATCGCTGAAAAGGGCAAGGAACTCTACGAGAAGGGCCGCCGTCTCGCAGACGAAGCCGCCGACATGATCGATCGCGGCAAGAAACTAGTGGAAGGCTGAGTCTTATGCGTCTTTGTGATTTCAGGAACGAGCCGTACGCCGACTTTTCGAAACCCGAAAATGCCGAGCCCATGCGTGCGGCTCTGGCGGCGGTCCGCGCCGAATTCGGAAAAGAATACGACCTCCGGATTGGCGATGCGCACCACCGCACCGGCGACCTGCTGAAGTCCATCAACCCGTCGCAGCCCGGCGAGGTGGTGGGCCTTCATCATAAAGCCACGCCCGAATTGGCCAATCAGGCCATCGCCGTGGCTGACGCCTATTTCCCGGTCTGGGCGGCCGTACCTGCGGCCGACCGGATCGCCAGCCTCCGCAAAGCATCGGCTATCCTGCGCCGCCGCAAGCTCGAGTTCGACGCCTGGCTCGTCTACGAAGCCGGCAAGAGCTGGGCCGAGGCGGAAGCCGACGTCAGCGAAGCAATCGACTTCTGCGACTACTATGCCCTGCTGGCGGAACGTCTCGCGTCGCCTGAATCGCTGGTGCAACTGCCCGGCGAGCACGATGAAATGCGCTACCTGCCGCTGGGCGTGGGCATCGTGATCCCGCCCTGGAACTTCCCGCTCGCCATCCTGGTCGGCATGACGACGGCCGCGCTGGTGACCGGCAACACCGTCGTGGTGAAACCGTCCTCCGACACGCCGACCATCGCCGCCAAGTTCGCCGAAGTGCTCGATGAGGCCGGCTTCCCGCCGCACAGCTTCACCCTCATGGTGGGCAGCGGCGCCGAAGTGGGCGATCTGCTCATCACCCACCCGCGGACGCGCTTCATCTCGTTCACCGGCTCGCGCGAAGTGGGTCTGCGCATCAACGAACTGGCGGCCAAGACGGCGCCCGGCCAAATCTGGATCAAACGCGTCATCGCCGAGATGGGCGGCAAAGACGGCATCATTGTCGACGAAGAGGCCGATCTCGACGACGCTGTGCAGGGCGTACTCTGGAGCGCTTACGGCTACCAGGGCCAGAAGTGCTCGGCCTGCTCCCGCGCGATCGTCAGCGAGAAGCTCTACGACTCGTTCCTGGAAAAGCTCGTCGCAAAAGTGAAGGACATCAAGGTAGGCCCGTCCGATGATCCCGCCTACTACATGGGTCCTGTCATCAACGAGCGTTCGATGAAGTCCATCCTGGACTATGCCGAGGTCGGCAGGCAGGAAGGCCGTGTGTTGACGGGAGGCGAACGCCTGCCGGGCGACGGCTACTTCGTGGCGCCGACGGTGATCGCTGACATCGACGTCAAGTCGCGCATCTTCCAGGAAGAGATCTTTGGACCCGTCCTGGGCGTCACCAAGGCGCGTGATTTCGATCATGCCCTGGAGCTGGCGAATGCGACGGATTACGGCCTGACCGGAGCGGTCTATACGAACAATCCGGAGAAGATCGCCAAGGCCAAGGAGCAGTTCTTCGTCGGCAATCTCTACATCAACCGCAAGTGCACCGGAGCCATGGTCGGAGCCCACCCCTTCGGAGGCTTCAACATGTCCGGTACCGATTCCAAGGCCGGCGGCCCGGACTACCTGCTCTGGTTCGTCCAGGCCAAGAGCATTGCGCAGAAGATGAGTTAGTGGAGCTATACTGATGGTGACCCCGATTAGAAGGGGACCATCAAGTAACAGACACAGGGTCAATTCCGATCCACGTGGCGAACGGCGCAGCTTCGGTTGCGCCGTTCTCCCTTTTTAGGGCCACATCTCTGCACGATCTGATCTCTCGTCGGCCTGGATTGTATATGCTATTCTGTATATACAAGTGACCCGGTACGAGTGGGACGAGAACAAGAACCGTGCAAACAAAGCGAAACACGGTCTCTCGTTCGAGACCGCGATTCTGGTCTTCCAGGATCCATACGTCCTGAGTGAAGTGGAACGGGTGGTGGATGGCGAAGAACGTTGGCAGTCCATAGGGTTGATCGCAGGCACGCTCATCGTGCTGGTGATCCACACATGGCATGTGGGGGGCAAACCGGGTGAAATCATTCGAGTGATCTCGGCGCGCAAAGCGACTTCCAAGGAACAACACTGCTACGAGAACCTGCTATGAAGAAGCTCACACTCCAACAGAAGACCGAATTGGAAGCTCTGGCCGGACAGCCGGATAGCCAGATCGATACATCCGACATCCCTGAAGTTTCATTTAGCGATAAGGCAGTCGTGGGTAAGTTCTACCGCCCGATCAAGAAGCCGGTATCCGTGCGTCTCGACGCGGACGTACTGGACTGGCTCAAGCGCTCGGGGCCCGGCTACCAGCGCCGGATCAACCTGATCCTGCGTTTGGAGATGCAGCGCAGCCTGAAGACCTAGCCGGGATTGAAGCCACCGAAGCTGCGAGCGTTGGCCGCCCCGGCACCACAATAAACCCCTCCGTGTTCGACCCATACACCGTGTTCCGCGCCTTGCCCCACCACCACCAGTGAGCCGCAATGTAGGCGCATAACACCGCATCGATCTGATCCTCCACCGGCTTGGTCGGACCCCTCTCCGGAATCTCCGGCAGCGTCAGGGCCAGCGGCGGATCAAGCATGGGTAGCCTCGACAACATCAACCCGCGCAGACGCGCTAACTCCGCCGCCCGCTCCGCCCGGCGCCCGCGCTTATACTTCACGATTCGCTCCAGCCCAAACAACCGGACCGACGCCGCGTGCGGGTGGATCTCAATCTGGAAACGGCCTGTTGCTTGCGCCTGGATGTCTGCCCCATGCCGAAAACCCGCGTCGGCCAACCGGCGGCTGAAGGCGAGGACCAGCGGCGCAAACGGCAGCCCCAGGTTCGCGGCGTGGCAACCCGCGTGAAACCGGCGGAAGTCCTTGTTCAGTTCGCGTTCCGCGTCCCGGATGCCCGTCTGCCGCGTAATGATGGTCGGCGCGTCGACACCCACCACTCCGTCCTCGTCCTGCATCTCGATGCGGATCCAGTCCAGAATCTCATCCGCGGCCTCCAGCCGCGTGACGTTCCGAAGACGCAAACCCGGACCGTCTGGAACCACGGACGCCAATCCGCTGGGCTTCCCGTACCAACCCAAATCCACGCCGAGGAAGACGCTCACGGCTGGATCAACTCCACTTCATCCCCCTCGCTGATTCGGCCTGGTTCGAGGACATAGCTGTTCAAACCCAACACACCCTGAAAACCGCGCTGGATCCGCCGCAATACGTTCAAGTCCTGTGCGCCGGTATCCGGGTCGTAAGTTGTCATGATGCACCGGCCACGCAGGTCCTCCATTCCGATCAAAACGGAGCCGATCCGCAACTGGGCGCCTTCCCACGCCCGCTCAGCCAGTCCCGGCACTCCGCTGATCACCAGATTCGGCCGGAAGCGCCGCGTATCCACGCCCACCGCCTGCAGCATCCCGTCGGTGGCCACCAGCAGCGGGAGGATATCGAACCGGTCCTCCGCGTCACTCCGCACCAGGTGCGCGCCGGCCCCCGCCACGGCTTCGACAGCCCGCCGGATCTCCTCGGACTGCCACGGCAGCCCGTCCACCAGCACTTCTCCGTCAGCGGTCAGAATGGCGCGATGCCGCAGCAGCTTCGGACGCGTGCGAGCCGTATAAATCCGGCCCTGCCCGTTGCGCACCTGGATCACGCGGTCGCCCGCAATCCCAGCCGGTCCGATCTCAGCCGCCGGCAGCCGCTCGCCGGCCATCGACTTCACTGGATATCGCCAAATCTCCTGGACTCGC encodes the following:
- a CDS encoding DUF429 domain-containing protein; the protein is MSVFLGVDLGWYGKPSGLASVVPDGPGLRLRNVTRLEAADEILDWIRIEMQDEDGVVGVDAPTIITRQTGIRDAERELNKDFRRFHAGCHAANLGLPFAPLVLAFSRRLADAGFRHGADIQAQATGRFQIEIHPHAASVRLFGLERIVKYKRGRRAERAAELARLRGLMLSRLPMLDPPLALTLPEIPERGPTKPVEDQIDAVLCAYIAAHWWWWGKARNTVYGSNTEGFIVVPGRPTLAASVASIPARSSGCAASPNAGSG
- the pruA gene encoding L-glutamate gamma-semialdehyde dehydrogenase, encoding MRLCDFRNEPYADFSKPENAEPMRAALAAVRAEFGKEYDLRIGDAHHRTGDLLKSINPSQPGEVVGLHHKATPELANQAIAVADAYFPVWAAVPAADRIASLRKASAILRRRKLEFDAWLVYEAGKSWAEAEADVSEAIDFCDYYALLAERLASPESLVQLPGEHDEMRYLPLGVGIVIPPWNFPLAILVGMTTAALVTGNTVVVKPSSDTPTIAAKFAEVLDEAGFPPHSFTLMVGSGAEVGDLLITHPRTRFISFTGSREVGLRINELAAKTAPGQIWIKRVIAEMGGKDGIIVDEEADLDDAVQGVLWSAYGYQGQKCSACSRAIVSEKLYDSFLEKLVAKVKDIKVGPSDDPAYYMGPVINERSMKSILDYAEVGRQEGRVLTGGERLPGDGYFVAPTVIADIDVKSRIFQEEIFGPVLGVTKARDFDHALELANATDYGLTGAVYTNNPEKIAKAKEQFFVGNLYINRKCTGAMVGAHPFGGFNMSGTDSKAGGPDYLLWFVQAKSIAQKMS
- a CDS encoding DNA internalization-related competence protein ComEC/Rec2 — translated: MKNPLVAPAAAFAAGIVLVRLAGFSSAELAVCAGGFALLALFGHRHRWPWLRWTAIGLSMLAFGGLDAIWQKDPPVPPIPEGPLLTGCVVEPAVASGDRHQFTLELQPGVRARISTSSSAGEFVYGRRVQVEATLRPVHGFHNPGAFDLEAWMARRQIYWSGSIGKNKRSEVLPGACGTPWRRGLEQLRASALARVDILYPGDAYRSAMMRGLLLGDKSGIRKAWIEDFRRTGTYHALVISGSHITLVCGILLLWRRFFGYGSRTVLVASALIAWLYSLVAGGDAPVLRSAAGFSLFAVAALLYRRTQILNLLAAVALAFLAFDPRQLFDASFQLSFLAVAAIGAFLPHPTLTLLESPNDAQALLESRLVAETLHLLFRVPMKLCLGTMRGAVQLGHFFWEALRLSAAVQVGLALPMALYFHRLSATGLTANVLAVPVVSAAVPVGFVAVFTGWHWPAAIAGWLLDVSQAIAAWHALREPAWRIADPPLWLSLALAASLVALAARWPSRLLPAALTTLFLVLLVWHPFPPSQQPGTLELTAIDVGQGESLLLSLPNGEMALVDGGGFPQFGRRTPPQMDVGEDVVSPYLWSRGIRRLSIIAVSHLHDDHCGGVAALMENFRPRELWTSFAPDAKVWRALEETARRCGVRIRVLKEGDDLDLGGVRWQTLAPARQQRWTGRPQNNDSLVFRLRHGRHSFLLTGDIEQGVERRLLEEAALQHVDVLKVAHHGSKRSSSDAWLDAMNPSVALVSAGTGNMYGLPHPRVIDQLNTHHALILRTDQDGLVTVRSDGRYLTVGKARWEPPEWRLLDLD
- a CDS encoding YtxH domain-containing protein gives rise to the protein MYSEIEENSGKALWFVAGVAVGATIALLFAPSSGRVTRRRIGRVAERGRDSLADTGRDIAEKGKELYEKGRRLADEAADMIDRGKKLVEG
- a CDS encoding putative signal transducing protein codes for the protein MSDSSIPTPDVNLVPLTEGGLELELSEMECLSIKTLLEANDIQVVVQGASQMPNLPYEILVPANQLQDAVRVVRDAQQTGAEVTE
- a CDS encoding MOSC domain-containing protein, which produces MRVQEIWRYPVKSMAGERLPAAEIGPAGIAGDRVIQVRNGQGRIYTARTRPKLLRHRAILTADGEVLVDGLPWQSEEIRRAVEAVAGAGAHLVRSDAEDRFDILPLLVATDGMLQAVGVDTRRFRPNLVISGVPGLAERAWEGAQLRIGSVLIGMEDLRGRCIMTTYDPDTGAQDLNVLRRIQRGFQGVLGLNSYVLEPGRISEGDEVELIQP
- a CDS encoding BrnT family toxin, producing MTRYEWDENKNRANKAKHGLSFETAILVFQDPYVLSEVERVVDGEERWQSIGLIAGTLIVLVIHTWHVGGKPGEIIRVISARKATSKEQHCYENLL
- a CDS encoding BrnA antitoxin family protein — translated: MKKLTLQQKTELEALAGQPDSQIDTSDIPEVSFSDKAVVGKFYRPIKKPVSVRLDADVLDWLKRSGPGYQRRINLILRLEMQRSLKT